A genome region from Nocardia sp. NBC_01730 includes the following:
- a CDS encoding NADP-dependent oxidoreductase, protein MSTLTFRAAVVRTPSGPDSIEIIDVPVAEPGPGEVLVAVAAAPVNPTDLGVVGGFFHDLGLINQLDHTGLGWDFAGTVHAAGPGVDLAVDTRVAGVVLGFDRDFGTYAEQLIVPAADIAVVPDGLDLVAASTVPLNGLGAAQIVDLLGDAPADGNRLLVTGAAGAIGANVASLAPDRGWQVTGLARAADEGFVRGLGADFVTHAEPGWDAAVDTTPQQVWGLALVRDGGTFVGVRPNIVPAAERDITVNALVTQPDGPRLGQLLTRAASGRLPTRVHAVVPLTQAADAQRAMAKGGMRGRYVLEP, encoded by the coding sequence ATGAGCACGCTCACCTTCCGAGCCGCCGTCGTCCGCACCCCGAGCGGACCCGACTCGATCGAGATCATCGATGTTCCCGTCGCCGAGCCCGGCCCCGGCGAGGTTCTGGTCGCGGTCGCCGCCGCGCCGGTCAACCCCACCGACCTCGGAGTCGTGGGGGGCTTCTTCCATGACCTGGGCCTGATCAATCAGCTCGACCACACCGGCCTGGGCTGGGACTTCGCCGGCACCGTGCACGCCGCCGGTCCCGGAGTCGACCTGGCCGTCGACACCCGGGTCGCCGGCGTCGTTCTCGGTTTCGACCGCGACTTCGGCACCTATGCCGAACAGCTCATCGTGCCGGCCGCCGATATCGCCGTGGTACCCGACGGGCTCGACCTGGTCGCGGCATCGACGGTGCCGCTCAACGGGCTGGGTGCGGCGCAGATCGTCGACTTGCTCGGCGACGCTCCTGCCGACGGCAACCGGCTGCTGGTGACCGGCGCGGCCGGGGCGATCGGGGCGAACGTGGCCTCGCTCGCGCCCGACCGCGGCTGGCAGGTGACCGGTTTGGCCCGAGCCGCAGATGAGGGGTTCGTGCGCGGTCTCGGCGCCGACTTCGTCACGCACGCCGAGCCGGGCTGGGACGCGGCCGTCGACACCACGCCGCAGCAGGTGTGGGGCCTGGCCCTGGTCCGCGACGGCGGAACCTTCGTCGGCGTCCGACCCAACATAGTGCCGGCCGCCGAACGCGACATCACGGTGAACGCGTTGGTGACGCAGCCCGACGGTCCGCGATTGGGGCAGCTGCTGACCCGCGCCGCGTCCGGCCGGCTACCGACCCGAGTACATGCGGTCGTGCCCTTGACCCAGGCAGCCGACGCCCAGCGGGCCATGGCCAAAGGCGGAATGCGCGGTCGCTACGTGCTCGAGCCCTGA
- a CDS encoding winged helix-turn-helix transcriptional regulator: MPTMTAAQKRVQAQADYDAFLAGCPSRQLLDRISDKWVALILAALGSDGPHPGNDNIGEPRSMRYSELSRRLAGVSQKMLTQTLRSLERDGLLTRTVTPTVPTTVTYELTDLGLSLHHLMRGIKDWAEAHMDEVLVNRDNYDTRII; the protein is encoded by the coding sequence ATGCCCACGATGACGGCGGCCCAGAAGCGGGTACAGGCGCAGGCGGACTACGACGCGTTCCTGGCGGGCTGCCCCAGTCGCCAACTGCTCGACCGGATCTCCGACAAGTGGGTTGCGCTGATCCTGGCCGCGCTCGGCAGCGACGGCCCGCACCCCGGGAACGACAATATCGGCGAGCCGCGATCGATGCGGTACTCCGAACTGTCGCGTCGGCTGGCCGGCGTCAGCCAGAAGATGCTCACCCAGACACTGCGCTCCCTCGAACGCGACGGCCTGCTCACCCGCACCGTAACCCCGACCGTGCCGACGACGGTCACGTACGAGCTGACCGACCTCGGTCTCTCGCTCCACCATCTGATGCGCGGCATCAAAGACTGGGCCGAGGCGCACATGGATGAAGTACTCGTCAACCGCGATAACTACGACACTCGCATCATCTGA
- the mshC gene encoding cysteine--1-D-myo-inosityl 2-amino-2-deoxy-alpha-D-glucopyranoside ligase, whose translation MQSWSDTALPTVPGAGPPLRLYDTADRQVRPVTPGATATMYVCGITPYDATHLGHAATYLTFDLVNRLWRDAGHDVHYVQNVTDVDDPLFERAARDGVDWRDLGSAEIDLYREDMSALRIVPPREYVGAIESVDEVVEFVQKLLASGAAYVVDDAQYPDIYFRADATEQFGYESGYDRATMERLFAERGGDPDRPGKRDIIDALLWRSARPGEPSWPAPFGAGRPGWHIECSAIALNRIGPEFDIQGGGSDLIYPHHEYSAAHGEALIAGRRFARHYVHAGLIGLDGEKMSKSKGNLVLVSALRRSGVDPAAIRLGLLAGHYRQDRMWTEAVLEQAQRRLELWRSAAAAASGPSATDAVARLRQHLTDDLDTPKTLDAVDNWARQALDYGGPDTQAPALITTAVDALLGIRL comes from the coding sequence ATGCAGTCCTGGTCCGATACCGCCCTCCCGACCGTTCCCGGAGCAGGGCCGCCGTTGCGGTTGTACGACACCGCGGACCGTCAGGTACGCCCGGTTACCCCCGGTGCGACAGCCACCATGTACGTCTGCGGGATCACCCCCTACGACGCGACCCACCTCGGGCACGCCGCGACCTACCTGACCTTCGATCTGGTCAACCGGCTGTGGCGAGACGCGGGCCACGATGTGCACTACGTCCAGAACGTCACCGATGTCGACGATCCGCTGTTCGAGCGGGCCGCCCGCGACGGCGTGGACTGGCGGGACCTCGGCTCGGCCGAGATCGACCTGTACCGCGAGGACATGTCGGCGCTGCGCATCGTGCCGCCGCGCGAGTATGTCGGCGCCATCGAATCCGTCGACGAAGTCGTCGAATTCGTGCAGAAACTGCTGGCGTCCGGCGCGGCCTATGTTGTCGATGATGCCCAGTACCCCGACATCTACTTCCGCGCCGACGCCACCGAGCAGTTCGGCTACGAGTCCGGTTACGACCGCGCCACGATGGAGCGGCTGTTCGCCGAGCGTGGCGGCGACCCGGACCGCCCCGGCAAGCGCGACATCATCGACGCGCTGCTGTGGCGCTCGGCCAGGCCCGGTGAGCCGTCGTGGCCTGCCCCGTTCGGCGCGGGCCGACCTGGCTGGCACATCGAGTGTTCGGCGATCGCGTTGAACCGGATCGGCCCGGAATTCGACATCCAGGGCGGCGGCAGCGACCTGATCTACCCGCACCACGAATACTCCGCCGCGCACGGCGAGGCGCTGATCGCGGGCCGTCGTTTCGCCCGCCACTACGTGCACGCCGGCCTGATCGGGCTGGATGGGGAGAAGATGTCGAAGTCCAAAGGCAATCTGGTGCTGGTGTCGGCGCTGCGCCGTAGCGGCGTCGACCCGGCTGCCATCCGCCTCGGGCTGCTGGCCGGCCACTATCGTCAGGACCGCATGTGGACCGAGGCGGTGCTCGAGCAGGCCCAGCGACGCCTCGAGCTGTGGCGCTCGGCCGCCGCGGCGGCGTCGGGCCCGTCGGCCACCGACGCGGTCGCGCGCCTGCGCCAGCACCTGACCGACGACCTGGATACACCCAAAACGCTGGACGCCGTGGACAACTGGGCCCGTCAGGCCCTCGACTACGGCGGACCCGACACCCAGGCGCCCGCACTGATCACCACCGCGGTCGACGCCCTGCTCGGCATCCGCCTGTAA